GCCTACGACCCGATGACCGCACGGGTCCGGGCGCTGGAGACCATCCTTGTGGAAAAGGGGCTGGTCGATCCCGCCGCCGTCGACGCCATCGTGGAAACCTACGAGTCCCGGGTGGGGCCGCAGAACGGGGCCCGGGTGGTTGCGAAGGCGTGGGTCGATCCGGATTATCGCGCGTGGCTCGAGGAAGACGCCACGGCCGCCATTAATTCGCTCGACATCTCCGGTCGCCAGGCCGAGCACATGAACGCGGTTTTCAACACGCCGGAAACCCACAACGTCGTCGTCTGCACCCTGTGCTCCTGCTATCCGTGGGCCGTGCTGGGGCTGCCGCCGGTTTGGTACAAGTCGCCGCCCTACCGGTCGCGGGTCGTGATGAAACCGCGGGAGGTGCTGGCAGAGTTCGGCCTTGTGCTGCCCGCGGAGACAACGATCCGGGTCTGGGACTCCACGTCCGAGCAGCGCTATCTCGTGGTGCCCATGCGTCCGGCGGGGGCCGACCACATGAGTGAGGACGAGCTCGCCGCGCTGGTTACCCGCAATTCCATGATCGGTACCGGCCTGCCGAAAACGCCGGGAGCAGTCTGATGGAGGGGCCTCAGGATCTCGGCGGCAAGATGGGCTTCGGGCCGATCTCGCCCGAACCGGAGACCGAGGAGCCGTTGTTCCATGCGGCCTGGGAGCCGCGCGTTCTTGGCGTCACGCTGTGCTGCGGCGCGCTCGGCTACTGGTCGCTCGACGGGATGCGCCATGCGCGCGAAAGCCTGCCGCCGGCAACCTATCTCTCCGCCAGCTACTACCAGATCTGGGCCTACGCGCTGGAGAACATGCTGATCGCCAACGGCGAGCTCAGCGAAGAAGAGCTGCGCCTCGGCCGGATGAGGGCTCCGGGCAGGGCTCAGTCGAAGAAGCTTCCGGCCGCCAAGGTGCCCACCGTTCTCAGAACCGGCGGCCCGACGCTGCGCGAGACAGGCGCGGAGCCCGGTTTTGCCGTCGGTGACCGGGTGCGCACGCGCAACATGCACCCGGACGGTCACACGCGGCTTCCCAGCTACGCACGGGACAAGACCGGGACGATCACGGCCCGGCACGGGTGCCACGTCCTGCCGGACAGCAACGCCCACGGCCGGGGCGAGCAGCCCGAGTGGCTCTATACGGTGAACTTCGACGGCCGAACGCTGTGGGGAGACGACGGCGATCCGAACGTCACAGTCTCCATCGATGCCTGGGAAAGCTATCTTGACCACGCTGAATGACGTCTTCGGATCCGACCGCCTGAGTGGAGCGGACGGTGAGCGCGGGTTCTCCGAACCCTGGGAGGTTCAGGTTTTCGCGCTCACGCGCGCCCTGATCGCGAACGGCGTCTTTTCGGAAAGCGAATGGGCCGAGACGTTCGGCGCTTTGCTGCATCAGCCGGACGCGCGCGACGATGCCGGCGACTACTATGCGCGGTTCGTGGCAGCGCTGGAGGAGCTTCTGGGCCGCAAGGCGATTGCCGATCCCGAGCATGTCCAGGCTCTGACGGAGGCCTGGCATCGTGCGGCCGAAGCCACGCCGCACGGCAAGCCGATCGAGCTGGCCAACGACCCGCACTCGTCCTCGGCTGTTCGCTGAGGCGGGGCGGGGTCCAATCCACCGCTCAGATATCCAGGGACGGGGTCTTGCCGGTCTTTTCCAGTTCCCAGACCGCCTGCCAATGGCCGTTACGCCCCTCCAGGGTGAGGTAATTGCGCTGGGCCGCGTAAATCCCGCGCCGACCGGGAAGCGGATGCATCTTGATGCTGTGACCGGGAACCGGCGTTTCTCCGAGACGGGCGAGGGCACCGAGCCCCAGCGCATAGGCGCGTGGCGGTTCGGGATGTGAGATTCCGGAGGCGACGAGCTGGTGAATGGGGCCGGGTGCTGCCTCCAGTGTGCCGCGCGTCGCCAGATGGATCTCGCCGGAGATCACCGTGACCGGCGTCTGCGGATTTTCGTGAACCGCGATCAGGCGTTCCAGAAAGCGCCGCCACTCCGCCCGATGAGCGTGGCTCTGCCACTGGTCGCGCAGGTCGTCTTCGTATTTTTCCATCCGCGAGGTGAGTTGCATCACCGCCTCGACCCAGGACAGGCGGGGACCGAGGGCCGGGACGCTGGAGAGCAGGAAGACGCGCCCATCGTCAACGGAGGAAAGCGAAGCTTCCAGCGCGCGCCAGCCGGTCTCGTCCATGACCCGGTCTGGACGCCGCTCGGACCTCAGATCGGGAGCGATGACCTGGGCACCGGGCATTCTCACATGCCAGCTCAGCGAGCGCCCGGTCGGATCCGTGCAGATCGGCGGGACCGATCCCGGAGCGACCCCGAACTGGAAGAGAAGTGCGGTTTCGCGCGCCACGGAGAACAGCGTCCGTCCGACTGGCGAGTCCAGTTTTTCGACCGGAAGCGAGCCCCAGCCGTCACAGATGTCATGGTCGTCCCACATCGCGACAGACGGAATGCGGGCCATCAGCCAGGCGGTTTCAGGCTCGCTCAGGACCTCGACATAGCGCTCGAAGAATGCGCGCCGCAGGGCTGCGGCAGCCTCCTGCAGCAACGGGTCCGACACCGGCGTCGGATCCGGGTCCGCATCGTTTGCCCAGCGTTGCGTGAGCGGGTGGGCGTCTGCCAGTTCATCGGCATAGATCTGGTCGCCGCCATGGAGCATGAGCTGGAACGGCGATCGCTCGTGGTCGTGGACGAGGCGCGCCCAGAGCGCGTTCCTGTCCTGCTGGCTGCGGCCGCGATCACCGTGCTCCTGGCCGTTGCAGGAGACGAAGGCGATCCTGAGATCGCCTTCAAACGCGGAGTTCACCTCGTAGATGGCCCCGTCGACTTCGTACCAGCTGTCCCGCCGCATCGGCAGGCTGAAGGCGTAGCGGTACCCGCAGTTGCCGTCGGCGTCCCAGATCAGATCCGGCGCGACGCCGCCATCTTCCGTGATGAGCTTTGGCGGCTCCACATCCGAAGAGACGACGATTAGGGCAGTGACATTCGACCGGCCGTCGGCTGCGCCCAGGAAGTAGAGTACGGGACCGAAGTGCACGGCTTGCATGTCCTCTGGCTGCGCCATGGAATTCAACGGTCCTAGAGCCATTTCCGTTCAAATGGAAACGTCTCGGCGGCGGGAATTGGCTTCGGGTTTGCCGCTCCGGATCCGGAGGCGAGCAGACACATTTGGGGCCCGATGACCGGTCGAGCAAGGGACGGGCACCCCCGACCCGTATCGTTTGGTCGCGCCGACCGGTTCGCTCCTAGCCGTTTGCGCGCGGGGCTGTGAGGTAGGTCATCACGACATCGATCGCATGGGTGCGCCGTTCCGACAGCCAGTTGCTCTCGCCGAGATCCCGCTGGAACATGGCGGACAGCGTATGGCGCTGGGCGAGATGGGTGATGCACAGAGACAGGATCGTCACGTAGAGCTGGGCGGGATCGATGGAGACGGTGAAGACCCCGCTTTCCCGTCCGCGCGCGACCAGGTCGTCGATCGCCTGAACCAAAGGCAGCGTGGTGTCGGAGACCATCGGGAGCGTGTTTGCGAACCGGCCGTACGCGATGTTCTCGTTGCGAATGATGGCCACGAAGTCCGGATTGTCGCGGAGATAGTCGAAGGTGAACTCGACCAGACGCCGTATGCCGTCCTCGGGTTCCAGGGTGGTCAGGTCGAGCTGCCTCTCCAGCGCGCGGATCCGGGCGTAGGTGTCCTCCAGAGCCGCGCGATACAGATCCTCCTTGCCGCCGAAATAGCGGTAGATCATCTGGACGTTCGCTTCGGACGCACGCGAGATCTGGTCGATCCGCGCGCCGCTCAGCCCGTGCTCGGCAAAGGCATGGCGCGCCGCATCGAGGATGCGACGACGCGTTGCGTCCGCGTCCCGCTTGTGCTGCGCCCGCCCGGACGGCTTCGTCTTCCTGATCGCCACGTACCCCGAATCCTCCATGCCCGACGCTACTCTTAAAGCCGATCCGCCTGCTTCGGAATTCCCGACGGGTTAATTCCGCATCTCCGAACGGCCCCAACCGGCTCCCGCTTGGGGCGAATGCCTCGAATCGAGGCACGTGACGCCGATTTCACCATGCCTGGTTTCCGAATGTCTCATGCCTTCGCGGTGGTCTTGCCGCGGCGGTATGTAAAAATTTGCTTACAATTTCCGGATTCCTGCCGCTTCGGCAACTCCGATCGCGCGCCAGGAGGGAATCTGGCCCGCCCGTTGCACAAAGCTTTCCCGACGGCAGGTGCGGCTCGCGCCCGCCGGCATCTATCCGGAAGGGGAGAGCAGTCATGAAAACAAACTTGAGGCTCAGAATGCTGCCGGCCGCGGTCGGCATGTCCATCGCCGCGTTGGGGTTGGCAGCGACGGCGGGAACGGCGCAGGCCGCCGATCCGATCAAACTCGGCCACGTCGCTGCTCTTTCGGGCGCGTCGGCGCAATCCGGCGAGGCGATCACAAGGGGGCTGCAGATCGCGATCGACGAGATCAACGAGTCGGGCGGTCTGCTCGACGGTCGCATGATCGAGCTCGTCCAGCGCGACGATGAATCCAAGCCGCCCAAGGGCCTGATCGCCGCGCGCGAACTGATCTTCAACGAGGATGTCGCCGCTTTCTTCGGCGGCATCGATTCCCCGGTCTCGCTTGCGATCGCCCCCCTCGCGAACCAGGAGAAGACGCCGTTCATGGGCGTCTGGGCGGCGGCGACCGGCATCACCCGCAACGGGGCCGATCCCAACTACGTCTTTCGTGTCTCCGCCATCGACGCTCTGGTCGACGTCAAGCTGCTCGACTACGCCAACGAGAAGTTCGGCGCCTCCAAGGTCGGCCTGATGCTGATCAACAACCCCTGGGGCGAATCCAATGAGAAGGGCCTGACGGCGGCCGACGAGGAGAACGACGCCGTCGAGATCGTCGGCATCGAGAAGTTCGAAGGCGCCGACGTCGACATGACGCCGCAGCTTACCCGCCTGAGGGACGCCGGCGCAGAGGCGATCATCCTCGTCGTCAACGCCCCTCCCGGCGCCCAGATGATGAAATCGCGCGAGCGCATGGGCTGGGACGCGCCGGTGGTTTCTCACTGGGGCATCTCCGGCGGCCGCTTCCCGGAGCTCGCCGGGCCGACGGCGGGCGACGCCCACTTCGTGCAGACCTACTCCTTCTTCGGAGACCAGGGCGAAGTCGGCGAGGCGTTCCTGGAGAAGCTCATGGCCAAGTATCCGGAGATCAAGGGTCCGGAGGACGTGTTCTCACCGGTCGGCACCGCCAACGCCTACGATGCGATGCATCTGATGGCGATGGCGATCGAGCAGGCCGGATCCACGGACGGCGATGCCATCCGCGAGGCGCTGGAGAATCTCGACGGCACGTACGAGGGCCTGATCAAGACCTACACGAAGCCCTTCTCTCCGGACAATCACGATGCGCTGGGGCCGGAGGACTACATCATGGTCCACTACCAGGGTGATCAGGTCGTCCCGACCGAGTGATGCGTGACCCGGTCGGGCGGCGCGCGTCGCCCGGCCGCCTCATCGCGGTGCGACAGGCAAGTCGGCGAATGGACCACCCATGATATTCCTCTCGGCCCTGATCACCGGCCTCGGGCTCGGCAGCATGTACGGGCTGCTCGCGCTCGGCTTCTACGTGACCTACGTGGTCTCCAACACGGTCAACTTCGCGCAGGGCTCGACCATGATGCTCGGCGCGGTGCTCTGCTTTACCTTCTGGGT
The DNA window shown above is from Amorphus orientalis and carries:
- the nthA gene encoding nitrile hydratase subunit alpha gives rise to the protein MTARVRALETILVEKGLVDPAAVDAIVETYESRVGPQNGARVVAKAWVDPDYRAWLEEDATAAINSLDISGRQAEHMNAVFNTPETHNVVVCTLCSCYPWAVLGLPPVWYKSPPYRSRVVMKPREVLAEFGLVLPAETTIRVWDSTSEQRYLVVPMRPAGADHMSEDELAALVTRNSMIGTGLPKTPGAV
- the nthB gene encoding nitrile hydratase subunit beta → MEGPQDLGGKMGFGPISPEPETEEPLFHAAWEPRVLGVTLCCGALGYWSLDGMRHARESLPPATYLSASYYQIWAYALENMLIANGELSEEELRLGRMRAPGRAQSKKLPAAKVPTVLRTGGPTLRETGAEPGFAVGDRVRTRNMHPDGHTRLPSYARDKTGTITARHGCHVLPDSNAHGRGEQPEWLYTVNFDGRTLWGDDGDPNVTVSIDAWESYLDHAE
- a CDS encoding nitrile hydratase accessory protein, encoding MTTLNDVFGSDRLSGADGERGFSEPWEVQVFALTRALIANGVFSESEWAETFGALLHQPDARDDAGDYYARFVAALEELLGRKAIADPEHVQALTEAWHRAAEATPHGKPIELANDPHSSSAVR
- a CDS encoding alkaline phosphatase D family protein; translation: MAQPEDMQAVHFGPVLYFLGAADGRSNVTALIVVSSDVEPPKLITEDGGVAPDLIWDADGNCGYRYAFSLPMRRDSWYEVDGAIYEVNSAFEGDLRIAFVSCNGQEHGDRGRSQQDRNALWARLVHDHERSPFQLMLHGGDQIYADELADAHPLTQRWANDADPDPTPVSDPLLQEAAAALRRAFFERYVEVLSEPETAWLMARIPSVAMWDDHDICDGWGSLPVEKLDSPVGRTLFSVARETALLFQFGVAPGSVPPICTDPTGRSLSWHVRMPGAQVIAPDLRSERRPDRVMDETGWRALEASLSSVDDGRVFLLSSVPALGPRLSWVEAVMQLTSRMEKYEDDLRDQWQSHAHRAEWRRFLERLIAVHENPQTPVTVISGEIHLATRGTLEAAPGPIHQLVASGISHPEPPRAYALGLGALARLGETPVPGHSIKMHPLPGRRGIYAAQRNYLTLEGRNGHWQAVWELEKTGKTPSLDI
- a CDS encoding TetR/AcrR family transcriptional regulator, with translation MEDSGYVAIRKTKPSGRAQHKRDADATRRRILDAARHAFAEHGLSGARIDQISRASEANVQMIYRYFGGKEDLYRAALEDTYARIRALERQLDLTTLEPEDGIRRLVEFTFDYLRDNPDFVAIIRNENIAYGRFANTLPMVSDTTLPLVQAIDDLVARGRESGVFTVSIDPAQLYVTILSLCITHLAQRHTLSAMFQRDLGESNWLSERRTHAIDVVMTYLTAPRANG
- a CDS encoding ABC transporter substrate-binding protein; translation: MKTNLRLRMLPAAVGMSIAALGLAATAGTAQAADPIKLGHVAALSGASAQSGEAITRGLQIAIDEINESGGLLDGRMIELVQRDDESKPPKGLIAARELIFNEDVAAFFGGIDSPVSLAIAPLANQEKTPFMGVWAAATGITRNGADPNYVFRVSAIDALVDVKLLDYANEKFGASKVGLMLINNPWGESNEKGLTAADEENDAVEIVGIEKFEGADVDMTPQLTRLRDAGAEAIILVVNAPPGAQMMKSRERMGWDAPVVSHWGISGGRFPELAGPTAGDAHFVQTYSFFGDQGEVGEAFLEKLMAKYPEIKGPEDVFSPVGTANAYDAMHLMAMAIEQAGSTDGDAIREALENLDGTYEGLIKTYTKPFSPDNHDALGPEDYIMVHYQGDQVVPTE